The Natrinema sp. DC36 genome includes the window AGTGGGCAGAGCGGACCGGAGAGTACTCCCCGGAGTATTACGCCTACTACGGCCCTGACGAGCGGAGCGAGTCGATTCTCGAGCACCTCGTGCAATTTGTCGACCGAGACGCGTCCATCCTCGAGCTCGGCTGTAGTTCGGGTCGGCACCTCGCACATCTCCACGAACACGGCTTCGACGACCTGACCGGGATCGACGTCAACGACGACGCGTTCGACGTCATGGAAGAGACCTACCCCGACCTCGCCGCCGCCGGCACGTTCTACCACGACACCATCGAAGGCGTCGTCGGCGACTTCGACGACGACCGGTTCGACGTCGTCTACTCGGTCGAAACGCTCCAGCACCTCCACCCCGACGCGGAGTGGGTTCTCGAGGATATCTCTCGGATCACCGACGACCTCCTCATCACGGTCGAAAACGAAGGCGAAGACGAGGGCGAGGGCGAGGCCGATGAGCAGACCGATCACTCGGAGTCGACCGATCCCGACGTGAGCTACGTCAATGACGACTTCCCCCTCTACCACCGCGACTGGAACCGCGTGTTTACCGAGCTGGGGATGCTCGAGATCGATACCGAGGTGGGCAAGCGAGATACCGTCCGCGCGTTCCGAACTTCGCAGGAGTAGGTGATTTCTGGGCGGCTCGAGCGTTCGACGGACGCAAGGTTTTGAGTGGAGACGTGCTACG containing:
- a CDS encoding class I SAM-dependent methyltransferase; the protein is MNSNEVRRQWAERTGEYSPEYYAYYGPDERSESILEHLVQFVDRDASILELGCSSGRHLAHLHEHGFDDLTGIDVNDDAFDVMEETYPDLAAAGTFYHDTIEGVVGDFDDDRFDVVYSVETLQHLHPDAEWVLEDISRITDDLLITVENEGEDEGEGEADEQTDHSESTDPDVSYVNDDFPLYHRDWNRVFTELGMLEIDTEVGKRDTVRAFRTSQE